A genome region from Penaeus monodon isolate SGIC_2016 chromosome 14, NSTDA_Pmon_1, whole genome shotgun sequence includes the following:
- the LOC119581193 gene encoding silk gland factor 3-like — protein MATTTYIASSAVCPDPVSVPDCLTMNIVNSQGYGHRDAHEMKYMPQQHAPVAHNPWVGLPHSEPNPWASMHTHPGIHQDIKPQPSEVALHHRPPHHMGHSWQPPVSSPYSLAASNTSSPLGHHAAAYGMLPPQMHPGHLRELHCESPVTPDHHIHHEVEEEAPTSDDLEAFAKSFKQRRIKLGFTQADVGLALGTLYGNVFSQTTICRFEALQLSFKNMCKLKPLLQKWLEEADSTTGSPTSIDKIAAQGRKRKKRTSIEVSVKGALEQHFHKQPKPSAQEISQLADTLQLEKEVVRVWFCNRRQKEKRMTPPILNGPDTQVVNGTTPGPGQQMTPTSEYGQPRSVDIPRELKYPAYTHQSMHGSPTHLPPQHSPPGPLLSPQMPPHSVAPSHTITH, from the coding sequence ATGGCTACAACAACTTACATCGCATCAAGTGCAGTGTGTCCTGATCCAGTCAGTGTGCCAGACTGTCTCACCATGAACATAGTGAACTCTCAAGGGTACGGGCATCGTGATGCCCACGAAATGAAGTATATGCCCCAACAACACGCGCCCGTGGCTCACAATCCATGGGTGGGTCTGCCCCATTCAGAACCAAACCCATGGGCCTCGATGCATACACACCCAGGTATTCACCAGGACATCAAGCCTCAACCTTCAGAAGTGGCCCTCCACCACCGTCCACCACATCACATGGGCCACAGTTGGCAGCCTCCTGTGTCCTCGCCCTACAGCCTGGCGGCAAGTAACACAAGCTCTCCGCTGGGCCATCATGCCGCCGCCTACGGTATGCTCCCGCCCCAGATGCACCCTGGACACCTGCGGGAACTTCACTGTGAGTCTCCCGTCACACCTGACCACCACATCCACCACGAAGTCGAAGAGGAAGCCCCCACTAGTGACGATTTGGAAGCATTCGCCAAATCCTTCAAACAGAGGCGTATCAAACTGGGTTTCACGCAGGCGGACGTCGGGCTCGCCCTTGGAACCCTCTACGGCAACGTCTTTTCACAAACTACCATCTGCAGGTTTGAGGCTTTACAGTTGTCCTTTAAAAATATGTGCAAGCTGAAGCCGCTCCTGCAGAAGTGGCTGGAGGAGGCAGATTCCACAACAGGCAGCCCAACTTCCATCGATAAGATTGCTGCCCAGGGGAGGAAGCGCAAAAAGCGGACATCCATAGAAGTGTCCGTGAAAGGTGCTCTAGAACAACACTTTCACAAGCAGCCCAAACCCTCAGCACAAGAGATCTCACAGTTGGCCGACACCCTTCAGTTGGAAAAGGAAGTGGTCCGAGTTTGGTTCTGCAACAGACGACAGAAGGAGAAGCGGATGACTCCTCCTATTCTGAACGGTCCCGACACGCAGGTTGTGAACGGCACGACCCCAGGCCCGGGACAGCAGATGACGCCCACATCAGAGTACGGTCAGCCTAGGTCAGTTGACATTCCCCGTGAGCTGAAATACCCCGCCTATACCCACCAGTCTATGCACGGGTCCCCTACGCACCTCCCTCCCCAGCACTCACCGCCGGGCCCTCTACTATCGCCACAAATGCCCCCTCATAGCGTGGCGCCCTCACATACAATCACCCACTGA